A single region of the Saprospiraceae bacterium genome encodes:
- a CDS encoding FtsX-like permease family protein yields MPTRGQLIRQFLLETGVVNVLAFFLAINLCYFGMPYFEDLTGKTLGTTLLADSSSWLIMLFVLGAGILMAGIYPAFVLSSFKPITALKKLVAGTATRQNMLRKGLVVFQFSASVALIACTIAMFKQLAFMNQQSLGVDIEQTLVLRDDMDHDSTFINKVETFKTDLLANPAIQTFTASGDVPGKEVGGSWNLRRVKDENKSLKRCRIFEVDTEFFSNYDLQVIAGRNFSEERGTDDRNVVLNETAVKVLGFNDPEAALDQEISDAGGETVMKIIGVIKDYHQESLKFNFKPIVYQKEDYGWQFYSLKINTGDVPGLISFVENQWKTHFPNAPLRHFFLDDFFNQQYQSDRRFGWIVSLFSTLAIFIACLGLFGLSAFSIRKRTKEIGIRKVLGAQTNQIMLLLSKDYFKLILLASVIALPLAYWGIQKWLHSYAYAVELGIWFYILPVLFVLLIAAMTVSYQSIKAALANPIKALRYE; encoded by the coding sequence GTGCCAACACGAGGTCAATTAATCCGTCAATTTCTACTGGAGACAGGGGTAGTAAATGTGTTAGCCTTTTTCCTGGCCATTAATTTATGCTACTTCGGCATGCCCTATTTTGAAGACCTGACAGGAAAAACCCTTGGTACGACCCTTTTGGCCGATTCATCAAGTTGGCTTATCATGTTGTTTGTCTTAGGAGCAGGTATTCTAATGGCAGGCATTTATCCTGCCTTTGTCTTGTCCTCCTTCAAGCCCATCACCGCCTTGAAGAAATTGGTTGCCGGAACAGCTACCCGTCAAAATATGCTTCGCAAAGGGCTGGTTGTCTTTCAATTTTCGGCTTCGGTTGCCCTGATTGCCTGTACCATTGCGATGTTTAAACAATTGGCGTTCATGAACCAGCAATCTTTAGGTGTCGATATTGAACAAACCTTGGTGTTGAGGGACGATATGGATCATGATAGCACTTTTATTAATAAAGTGGAGACTTTTAAAACAGATTTATTGGCCAATCCTGCAATCCAGACTTTTACAGCCTCTGGGGATGTGCCTGGCAAAGAAGTAGGCGGTTCCTGGAACCTACGTCGCGTAAAAGATGAAAATAAAAGCTTAAAACGTTGTCGCATCTTTGAGGTAGATACGGAGTTCTTTTCCAATTACGATTTGCAAGTGATAGCAGGCAGAAACTTTTCGGAGGAAAGAGGGACGGATGACCGGAATGTGGTCCTCAATGAGACGGCTGTTAAGGTTTTGGGTTTTAATGACCCTGAAGCGGCTTTAGACCAGGAGATTTCCGATGCTGGAGGGGAGACGGTGATGAAGATAATTGGGGTGATCAAAGATTATCACCAAGAAAGCCTGAAGTTCAATTTTAAGCCTATTGTCTACCAAAAAGAGGACTATGGGTGGCAATTTTATTCTCTGAAAATAAATACAGGTGATGTACCTGGCTTGATTTCCTTTGTCGAAAACCAGTGGAAAACACATTTTCCCAATGCCCCACTTCGCCATTTTTTCCTCGATGACTTCTTCAACCAGCAATACCAGTCTGACCGGCGTTTTGGCTGGATTGTCAGTCTGTTTTCTACCCTGGCCATTTTCATTGCCTGCCTTGGTTTATTTGGCCTATCAGCTTTTAGTATCCGCAAGCGGACCAAAGAGATCGGCATCCGGAAAGTGCTGGGCGCGCAGACCAACCAAATCATGCTGCTCTTATCAAAGGACTATTTTAAATTGATATTATTGGCTAGTGTTATTGCCTTGCCATTGGCTTATTGGGGTATCCAAAAATGGCTGCACTCCTA